A window from Malassezia japonica chromosome 1, complete sequence encodes these proteins:
- a CDS encoding uncharacterized protein (EggNog:ENOG503P7ND; COG:S) translates to MEDRAAKAARARKQLRRHQEAQRKKLEEQSAPKGPELALSAGPPPGPARRPEAQRVGASAGAASAYPEDIPDISKRIEAKVRRGPSAQLQTSAPPPNTAEQLFGGPGAADAPQELKKDEAYDPFGAPGGSDPFGASGASDPFGAPEAKDPFGPPPAMHSTPAKASEVPKVQDSEVSAEYADHLFGGDKGNGQALFSSAPYEPSAPKDDAPSADGLFGPPSGAHDPFAPPKTEGVKDAPETFASSDGLFANESAKEDPFAPKDDPFAPKESDHYAPKDDLFASKESGPYAPKDDPFAPKESDPYAPKDDLFTPKGSDPFAPRENDPYAPKDDLFGPRDTDSTTQKDDLFGPKDNDPYAPKDDPFAPREDPFAPRENDPYAPKDDAFAPKEDLFSLRENESYAPKDDLFAPKEDVSAPPGDLFAPKENDAYAPKDDSFAAKDDVFPTKENDPYAPKDDPFAPGQNDPYAPKYDPFSRKENDPYAPKDDLFAPKEDPFAPRENDPYTPKDDPFAPREDPFAPQENDPYAPKDDPFAPKDIVSAPTDDLFTPSEGPKGSDTHNTADDFFAPKDDAPDAHKEPNDVFGAPADSNTPKDGAHDSYAPTEYDGADDLFGPSPSQSDPFGAKESEPDAPKDDAVASRDDFPADVSEPTDSLFAPATTSAPPKAAEPSEPTPPKDSYAPSGEQDRYAPSGEDDRYAPSTGESDRYAPSAGDADRYAPSEDAERYAPSAGDADRYAPQDETPSTSAPQGFDAAKLFDSEAQPENVDATGDSTTHDLFPEPTTHSILDPARHDERFALEGSPYSEEMAEAHPSTYLLGSPIAEDPEAESALDADSLHTARRTILALEAERRQLMDSANDAAARIAALDTAVAQAQEELVQAHKEQALLADEVTKLQAEAQRLRTRSSDTSLLAELETLRAENRALQAEIASGAHTRQDEELHEARAHIRKLEAELTKEAAQVHAAQRRVLELERDVPTSQGRRVVSNPVLPSGGRLHRRSATAAYVATPRLTPLAEQEPVAFTPRAPSDGPRRPTRFREEIPDEQRHRRRESLQMLRARMDEDAEASKSPAAPKLPSSTLSIVQGPSSTSAVQSDGTSAAKNKANQFSQDALLFCSSCKGDLIIV, encoded by the exons ATGGAGGACCGGGCGGCGAAGGCGGCTCGAGCCAGGAAACAG CTCCGGAGACACCAGGAGGCACAACGCAAGAAGCTCGAAGAACAATCCGCGCCGAAAGGGCCGGAACTCGCCTTGTCAGCGGGGCCCCCGCCCGGACCAGCACGCCGGCCAGAGGCACAGAGGGTGggggcgagcgcaggcgctgcgtcggcgTACCCGGAGGACATCCCCGACATTTCcaagcgcatcgaggccaAGGTGCGCAGGGGGCCGAgtgcgcagctgcagacCAGCGCGCCACCGCCCAACACGGCCGAGCAGTTGTTTGGGGGGCCGGGCGCAGCtgatgcgccgcaagaGCTCAAGAAGGATGAGGCATACGATCCATTtggcgcgccaggcggtAGCGACCCTTTTGGCGCATCGGGAGCGAGCGATCCGTtcggcgcgcccgaggccaaggaTCCTTTCGGGCCTCCGCCGGCAATGCACAGCAcgccggccaaggcgaGCGAGGTGCCCAAGGTACAGGACTCCGAAGTCTCGGCAGAGTATGCGGATCACTTGTTTGGCGGCGACAAGGGCAATGGGCAGGCGCTGTTTagcagcgcgccgtacgagcCTAGTGCGCCAAAGGACGACGCACCGTCGGCAGATGGCCTGTTTGGGCCGCCCAGTGGTGCGCACGACCCATTTGCGCCGCCCAAGACAGAGGGTGTGAAGGATGCACCGGAAACTTTTGCGTCGAGTGACGGTCTCTTTGCGAACGAGAGCGCCAAAGAGGATCCGTTTGCGCCCAAGGATGATCCTTTTGCTCCAAAAGAAAGCGATCATTATGCGCCAAAGGACGATTTGTTTGCTTCTAAGGAGAGTGGTCCCTATGCGCCCAAAGATGATCCTTTTGCGCCAAAAGAAAGTGATCCCTATGCGCCCAAGGACGACCTATTTACTCCAAAAGGAAGTGATCCTTTTGCGCCAAGAGAGAACGATCCCTATGCGCCAAAGGACGACCTGTTTGGTCCCAGAGACACCGACTCTACCACGCAAAAGGACGACTTGTTTGGTCCCAAGGACAATGATCCTTATGCGCCCAAAGACGATCCGTTTGCACCCAGAGAGGATCCCTTTGCTCCCCGGGAAAATGACCCCTATGCACCCAAGGACGATGCGTTTGCACCCAAAGAGGACCTCTTTTCCCTTAGGGAAAACGAGTCGTATGCGCCCAAGGACGATCTTTTTGCTCCGAAAGAAGACGTATCTGCTCCCCCGGGCGATCTGTTCGCTCCTAAGGAAAACGATGCGTATGCGCCCAAGGACGACTCTTTTGCTGCCAAGGATGATGTTTTCCCTACGAAAGAAAATGACCCCTATGCGCCAAAAGATGACCCATTTGCTCCCGGGCAAAACGATCCCTACGCGCCGAAGTACGATCCATTTTCTCGGAAGGAAAATGATCCCTATGCACCAAAGGACGATCTTTTTGCGCCCAAAGAGGACCCCTTTGCTCCTCGGGAAAACGACCCCTATACGCCCAAGGACGATCCGTTTGCACCCAGAGAGGACCCCTTTGCTCCTCAGGAAAATGACCCCTATGCGCCCAAGGACGATCCGTTTGCGCCCAAAGACATTGTATCTGCCCCTACGGACGATCTGTTTACTCCATCTGAGGGCCCCAAGGGAAGTGACACGCACAATACCGCGGACGACTTCTTTGCGCCCAAGGATGACGCACCCGACGCGCACAAAGAGCCCAACGATGTGTTTGGTGCACCGGCCGATTCCAACACTCCGAAGGATGGCGCACACGACTCCTATGCACCCACCGAGTACGACGGAGCAGATGACCTCTTTGGCCCAAGCCCCTCCCAGAGTGATCCGTTTGGCGCAAAGGAATCGGAGCCCGATGCACCAAAAGACGACGCCGTTGCATCCCGGGACGATTTCCCTGCGGACGTGTCCGAGCCCACCGactcgctctttgcgccAGCAACCacgagtgcgccgccgaaaGCAGCCGAGCCGAGCGAACCTACGCCACCAAAGGACTCTTATGCCCCCAGCGGTGAGCAAGATCGCTATGCTCCCAGCGGTGAGGACGATCGCTATGCCCCGAGCACCGGTGAATCGGACCGCTATGCTCCTAGCGCCGGTGATGCCGATCGATACGCACCGAGCGAGGATGCTGAGCGCTACGCACCGAGTGCTGGTGACGCCGATCGCTATGCGCCGCAAGACGAGACGCCCAGCACATCGGCTCCGCAAGGCTTCGATGCCGCAAAGCTCTTTGATTCAGAGGCACAGCCGGAGAATGTGGATGCCACGGGCGACAGTACGACGCACGACCTGTTCCCCGAGCCTACCACTCACTCGATTCTTGATCCGGCACGGCACGATGAGCGATTTGCGCTCGAAGGTAGCCCCTATTCGGAAGagatggccgaggcgcacccTTCGACCTACCTGCTTGGCTCGCCGATTGCCGAGGACCCCGAGGCAGAGAGTGCGCTGGATGCTGACTCGCTGCatacggcgcgccgcacgatcCTTGCGCTGGAAGCAGAGCGCCGCCAGCTGATGGAttcg GCAAACGATGCCGCAGCCCGGATCGCAGCTCTCGACACGGCTGTCGCTCAAGCGCAAGAGGAGCTCGTCCAGGCACAcaaggagcaggcgctgtTGGCGGACGAAGTCACCAAGCtccaggccgaggcgcaaaGGCTtcggacgcgctcgtctgACAcgtcgctcctcgccgagctcgaaaCGTTGCGGGCCGAAAACCGCGCGTTGCAGGCCGAGATTGCCTCGGGCGCACATACGAggcaggacgaggagctgcacgaggccCGCGCACACAtccgcaagctcgaggcggagctcACCAAAGAGGCTGCGCAagtgcacgctgcgcagcgccgtgtgcTGGAGCTGGAGCGCGATGTGCCTACGTCGCagggccgccgcgtcgtgtCGAACCCCGTTCTGCCGAGTGGTGGCCGTCTGCATCGCCGGAGTGCGACGGCAgcgtacgtcgcgacgccgcgcctcaCCCcccttgccgagcaggagccTGTCGCGTTTACGCCGCGTGCCCCGTCTGACGGCCCtcggcgcccgacgcggtTCCGTGAAGAAATTcccgacgagcagcgccaccggcggcgcgagagTCTGCAaatgctgcgcgcgcgaaTGGACGAAGATGCCGAGGCATCCAAGAGCCCTGCTGCGCCCAAGCTTCCGTCGAGCACCCTGTCCATTGTCCAGGGTcccagctcgacgagcgcggtgCAGTCTGACGGCACGTCCGCCGCCAAGAACAAGGCAAATCAGTTTTCGCAGGATGCCTTGCTATTTTGCTCGTCGTGTAAAGGCGACCTCATCATAGTTTAG
- the RAC1 gene encoding Rho GTPase protein rac1 (COG:U; EggNog:ENOG503NWUJ): MANPSASLTPGLWDTAGQEDYDRLRPLSYPQTDIFLICFSIVSPPSFENAKTKWWPEVSHHAPDTPIILVGTKLDLREDPATNARLRERRMAPISYSQASQMAKEIRAVRYLECSALTQKGLKGVFDEAIRCVLSPKPIKRRKMNNCLVL, translated from the exons ATGGCAAACCCGTCAGCCTCG CTTACCCCAGGCCTATGGGACACAGCCGGTCAGGAAGACTATGATCGTCTGCGCCCCTTGTCTTATCCGCAGACGGACATCTTTTTGATTTGCTTTTCAATCGTGTCTCCGCCGAGTTTCGAGAACGCCAAGACCAAGTGGTGGCCTGAAGTGTCACACCATGCGCCCGATACCCCCATCATCCTCGTGGGCACCAAACTGGACTTGCGTGAAGATCCGGCGACGAATGCGCGCCTGCGAGAGCGCCGCATGGCACCGATCTCCTACAGCCAGGCCAGCCAAATGGCCAAAGAGATCCGCGCTGTGCGCTACCTCGAATGTTCCGCCTTGACACAGAAGGGTCTCAAGGGCGTGTTTGACGAGGCGATCCGCTGTGTTCTCTCCCCGAAGCCGATCAAGCGACGGAAAATGAACAACTGCCTTGTGTTGTAA
- a CDS encoding uncharacterized protein (EggNog:ENOG503PA4N), whose translation MAAAAPREPVTQLIDLLSTSTDIAPDRVWALYVEAMQDRPQELADGSIRVPRMLQAGEHRQVLQALVPYTEAYAAYLYDRGRIRALREAAQSVPLHTEIALDLSTPQELAPRSPPVPLSAGEAKTYLSRARTLLGNMRAASADSVCTADYNEALAVLAPGGYFGEMQALWSDMTSTRDTHPETAPNRETYHHMMEGLFRQAARQAQDLQAAHGHALLPTEYGRRRSEATAAPGDAAKSVQGAAQVLARSATMLIQDMHERAIRPSVLTLDLAARVLRMTGQLPALLALLRTGFGVDVANPDADRGEALPPCAPTTHTLNTALMALGEYATVSDMVAAYETMTEPLSRAESSTLPSTEESRCVQPNAKTFATLLKHACTVPDTLFLAAALVPERRSLLSRFASSDAIGFATQSERQEEIKRRERGAYFAVARYFFDECMQRYAAQVAALCTQLKVDAPALAYDGAQASGAVRRAYRDWRAQGAQTSGRLAVPDARVSLADGAPVFVPPSVGLSLQQIYPLVALASRRRSLPLLGWIRAKLDHCVLLKEIEANAVEAVADAGAWPELHASLEAHLARVRRELDGLHWIRFEPTGAQGAPC comes from the exons atggccgcggccgcgccgcgtgaACCCGTGACGCAGCTGATCGATCTGctgagcacctcgacggACATCGCGCCGGATCGCGTCTGGGCGCTGTATGTGGAAGCGATGCAGGACCGGCCGCAGGAGCTTGCCGATGGCTCGATCCGCGTGCCGCGTATGCTCCAGgccggcgagcaccgccaggtgctccaggcgctggtgcCGTATACCGAAGCCTATGCAGCCTACCTCTACGACCGCGGCCGCatccgcgcgctgcgcgaggctgCGCAGAGTGTTCCTCTGCACACGGAAATTGCCCTGGACCTGTCCACGCCAcaggagctcgcgccgcgctcgccgccggtgccgctCAGCGCGGGGGAGGCCAAGACGTACCTGAGCCGTGCCCGGACGCTCTTGGGTAACATGCGCGCTGCTAGTGCCGACAGCGTGTGTACCGCAGACTACAACGAGGCACTGGCCGtgctcgcgccgggcggctACTTTGGCGAGATGCAGGCGCTCTGGTCGGATAtgacgtcgacgcgcgacacgcATCCCGAGACCGCGCCGAACCGCGAGACGTACCACCACATGATGGAGGGCCTCTTTCGGCAGgctgcgcgccaggcgcaggACCTGCAGGCCGCACACGGCCATGCGCTCCTCCCCACCGAGTAcggccgccgtcggtcggaagcgacggccgcgcccggcgacgcggccaagtcggtgcaaggcgccgcgcaggtgcTTGCGCGCTCTGCGACGATGCTTATCCAAGACAtgcacgagcgtgcgaTCCGCCCGAGCGTCCtgacgctcgacctcgccgcgcgtgtTTTGCGCATGACTGGCCAGCTCCCTGcgctcctggcgctgctCCGGACTGGTTTCGGTGTGGACGTAGCGAACCCCGATGCGGACcgtggcgaggcgcttccCCCGTGTGCCCCCACGACACACACGCTGAACACGGCGCTgatggcgctcggcgagtaTGCGACCGTCTCGGACATGGTCGCTGCGTACGAGACCATGACGGAGCCTCTTTCTCGCGCCGAGTCCTCGACGCTCCCCTCGACCGAGGAATCGCGGTGCGTGCAGCCGAATGCCAAGACGTTTGCGACGCTGCTGAAGCATGCGTGCACCGTGCCTGATACCCTGTTtttggccgcggcgctggtgcccgagcgccgctcgctccTGTCGCGCtttgcgtcgagcgacgcgatcgGCTTTGCGACACAgagcgagcgccaggaAGAAAtcaagcgccgcgagcgtggCGCGTACTTTGCTGTGGCACGCTACTTTTTCGACGAGTGCATGCAGCGctacgcggcgcaggtcgcggcgctctgcacgcagctcaaggtcgatgcgcccgcgctcgcctATGATGGCGCGCAGGCTTcgggcgcggtgcgccgcgcataCCGCGACTGGCGTGCCCAAGGCGCACAGACAagcggccgcctcgccgtgcccgacgcgcgcgtgtcgcttgcagacggcgcgccggtgtTTGtcccgccgagcgtcggccTGTCGCTGCAGCAGATCTACcccctcgtcgcgctggcctcgcgccgacgctcccTCCCGCTCCTGGGCTGGATCCGCGCGAAGCTCGATCACTGCGTGCTGCTCAAGGAGATCGAGGCGAacgccgtcgaggccgtcgcGGACGCCGGTGCGTGGCCCGAACTGcatgcgtcgctcgaggcgcatcttgcgcgcgtgcgccgcgagctcgatggGCTGCATTGGATCCGTTTTGAGC CTACgggagcgcaaggcgcgccgtgctga